A stretch of DNA from Lycium ferocissimum isolate CSIRO_LF1 chromosome 4, AGI_CSIRO_Lferr_CH_V1, whole genome shotgun sequence:
ttatttttttaaagtcacgtgataattattttctttgtagGTCGAGTCTGGTTCATTTTAAAAAGATAGGTAgacttatttctttttaaagccaaggagatattttttttttaaacgaacaagacaacccactagaaaaaaaattgcctcgtggctttaaaaaaattagtctactaaaaaaaatgagtagacttaTTTTCTTAAAGCCACGTgacattttcttaattaaaagataagctaaatgatttttttaaaaaattctggcaacaaaaaggtatatttgcaccatttgtgtaacgataggggtatatttgcaccatttaacggcaggggtatatatgtATCACTTTTTAATAAGGGGTATATATGCTCTAAATTGCAAAATTAAGGGGTATATTTCCACCTTTgccattttaaaaataaatattggtATCAAATATCTCTGAAGCATAGAAAATGACAAAGTAGAGAATAAATTGTCTTGTTTATGTACAGCACAAACTTTAGAATTCCATTCAACTATTTCAAGATTTCCTTCAATTCTCATAGTAAGCTATATCCTTCAAGTTGTCTTATTGTCGTCATTGTCTTGCTACCTCTATAGACCAATTAGCTTAAGCCCTTCACTTCCAatcttttcatacatatatatgtgcacTCTACACTCACTTTTTCAAGACAGAcagaaaacaaaattctttctttcattgttagtagaaaaagaaaaaaatggaagccATGGTTCCCTACCTATTAGCTCTACTATTCTTTCCTCTATCTCTCTCTTTCATCTTCTTCCTCCGTAAACGCGATTCGAATGGCAAAAAACTTCCACCAGGAACTCCTGGATGGCCATTGTTAGGAGAAAATATGGAGTTTGCCTTTTTAGGCCCTCAGAAATTCATCAAAGACCGAATGGAAAAGTACTCACCTGAAGTGTTCCGAACATCAATCATGGGAGAGAAAATGGCATTCTTTTGTGGTGCACAAGGGAATAAGTTCTTGTTCTCAAGTGAGAACAAACTTCTCACCTCATGGTGGCCGCAATCCATGAAAAAGGCTTTGCTTTTCCCTGAATTTGTGGAGAGTTCATTGAAAGAAGTATCAGCTTTAAAACGGAGTTTTCTCCATGATATTCTTAAGCCTGAGGCTCTAAAACAATACATTCCAGTTATGGATGCCATGGCGCGTGAACATCTAGACGAAAATTGGGTTCCTAGTGGAGTAGTCAAGGTTTTCCCTTTATCAAAGAAGTACACATTTGATTTGGCATGTCGACTGTTCATGAGTCTGGTAGATCCTGAGGAAATAAAGAGGTTGGCTGATCCTTTTACACTTGTTACAAATGGGATGTTCTCCATGCCTATTGATTTGCCCGGAACAGCTTATAATCGCGCTATTAAAGGCGGGAAATTGGTGAGAGATGAACTTATGAGGATCATTACACAGAGGAGAAAGGAACTTATGGAGAATCAAGAGACAGAAGGCAGAGACTTGTTGTCAAAAATGTTACTTGTTACTGATGAAGCTGGAAAGTCGATGAGTGAAATGGAGATTTCGAACAACATCATAGGAATGCTTGTGGCAAGCTTTGAGACCACTAGTAGTGCAGTCACCAGTGTTTTGAAGTACCTCGCTGAACTTCCCCACGTCTATGATGAAGTTTACAAAGGTAAACAATCCAAGGGAGAAAAATCTAAACATTATATGCTCATTCATAATTATAAGTCCAATATATTCACATGACAAATGGTTATTTCACGACAGAGCAAATGGCAATTGCAAAGTCAAAAGGAGCAGAGGAGTTGCTAACTTGGGAGGACATTGAGAAGATGAAGTATTCCTGGAATGCAGCTCGTGAATCACTGAGGCTAACTCCACCAGCTCAAGGATCTTTCAGGGAAACAGTCACTGATTTTACATATGCAGGTTTCACAATTCCAAAAGGGTGGAAGGTAGAACTTTTATTCTG
This window harbors:
- the LOC132054523 gene encoding beta-amyrin 6-beta-monooxygenase-like; amino-acid sequence: MEAMVPYLLALLFFPLSLSFIFFLRKRDSNGKKLPPGTPGWPLLGENMEFAFLGPQKFIKDRMEKYSPEVFRTSIMGEKMAFFCGAQGNKFLFSSENKLLTSWWPQSMKKALLFPEFVESSLKEVSALKRSFLHDILKPEALKQYIPVMDAMAREHLDENWVPSGVVKVFPLSKKYTFDLACRLFMSLVDPEEIKRLADPFTLVTNGMFSMPIDLPGTAYNRAIKGGKLVRDELMRIITQRRKELMENQETEGRDLLSKMLLVTDEAGKSMSEMEISNNIIGMLVASFETTSSAVTSVLKYLAELPHVYDEVYKEQMAIAKSKGAEELLTWEDIEKMKYSWNAARESLRLTPPAQGSFRETVTDFTYAGFTIPKGWKTFWSVHSTHKNPKYFSDPEKFDPSRFEGSGPAPFTFVPFGGGPRMCPGKEYARLEVLVFMHNVVKRFKLEKDIPDEKIVFHASPVPTHGLPVRLLPHGN